Genomic segment of Hydra vulgaris chromosome 08, alternate assembly HydraT2T_AEP:
CAGCAACAAATGAAATGAACCAGATTAGGAGAATGATGGAGATGTTATGTCCAGATCCTCAACAAGCTTCATATCaccttttttttgatttaaaaaaatttcaagaagtTTGGTTTGAACATGCAAAAAATAAAGGTTATAAGTCGGGAACAAAACGGTCATACTTGTTGTCGTTAACACattttatggattttattttgcGTTCTAAGCTAACTCCTATGTTAGCAAATGTTTTACCAATTGACTCATTTATTTCAGCTGAACTAATTTGTTTGTGccaaaaagaaatttcaaaatggCGAAGTGCTCTTAAGCCTGAAGAGGCTGATCGAGAGTACGCTATTATGATCAAAGATACGGAAGATGTTATTCCAAAGGATGTGTTTTTTCAAGTGCAAAACAGTTCTTTCAACaatcaaataattgaaaaaacaaagcaaattcaCAAAACATTTATTGACAAACCAGAGGAATATATTAGTAATAGCACAACTTTTACAAATGTACGAGACTCCATatgtttttcattaataactaataacattTCTAGATCTGGGGctattgcaaattttaaaactgatgaATATATCAGAGGAAGTTATTCTCCCACTGGCAGCTATATTGTGATggtgaaaaaacataaaactggGCGAAATTATGGCCCATGTCAATTAATTATTAATGCagatttaaagtatttatgtGACTGTTAtcttaatattttaagaaaagcTGTGCCTGGTAATAAAgctgataatttttatattacttggtCTGGCTGTGAGTTAAGTTCAGGAGACATTTCTAAACagttaaactcttttttttttaaatgtttgccTGATAAAGATCGTGAAAGGAATACATGTGCAACATTAATTCGTAAAAGTCTTCTGACATTTATTTATGATAACCATCCGGAAATGAAATCAGATCTTGCAACTTTAATGAAACATAAAAAGGAAACAGGGCAGAGGTGGTATtatttaaatgacaaaaaaaagaaaacatgtcAAACTTCAGAACAAGTCACAAAACTTTTGTTTGGCTCATCTCCAACATGTTCTAAATATTTGTCTTCAGATGATGCTAATCAAGGTGATATTAAAAGCAAAGACGAGAAAGAATATAACCTAAGAACATCTAGGAAACATCTAAATTACATTTCTGAAAGTGATAGTGATTTAGATGAAGAAAATCTTGAAGTTATTCCTCCAACTAAGAGTAGGCCATGGgatgaagatgaaaaaaaagagctgtcattattatttggtaattttgatttatcaacTATTTCTCAAAAAGTTATACGAGAGAATGTAAAATCcagcaacattttaaaacttcgGTCAACTAAACAGATTTATGACAAGCTCCATCATATGGAAAGAAAAAAACTCCTTAATAGTACAGAATCTTGTtcaaataagcaaaaaatttctttttcatatggtgaaacagatttaataaattttttatttgcatctGAAATTTCAGGTAAATCAATTATTTCAGAAGAGATGGTTATGGAAACCTTAAGAAATAACCAaggaacaaataaaataattgaaacctATACCTCAGCTCAGTTGGTAGCAAAAGTGCGATATGAAAGAAGTAGAGTAATTtcccagcaaaaaaaaaagtcaaagaaaTCTCTTTTCTAAAAGTAACCTCCATCCAATATTGGTAATTTTATCCTTTATTATCGATTTCACAACTAAAGTTATCTTGAATAATGTTTTCTTGTGTCATATTTGTTAGCACTTTTTAGTTTAGATTTACgattcattttttgaattatttttgttagtaTTATCAGTATTGTTTTAAGATAACTttcttagtttctttttttttgttagtattttttagttttattttgagaatctcttaaattatttttgttggcaagttttattttaagattatcATCCtagattctttttttgttagtattttttagtttaattttgagAATCTCTTGAATTATTTATGTtagcaagtttttattttgaaattatcatCCTAGattcttttttgtgttaatatttcatagttttattttaagaatattatcTTGAACTATTTTTGGTTAGTATttcttagttttattttttaagatcttgaattattttttttttagtaaatttaagtattatttcaAGTCCTAAAATATACAGGACCCTCAACACGGTCTTCAAAGTGGCTTCAAAGTTGGGGCCTACTtcttaatttctaaaaaataaaggtcctcaaaaaaaaggttttgggAGGGAGGGTTAGGGCCATGCCCCCCCTCCCCcccaaaaaatattgtttttttttcaaagactttttttttagaaattaaagtGGGCCCCACTTTAAAGGCCCCCTTCCCTTTTCATCCTTCGGTGTTAAAAGCTATGatataatctattttttattttgagattattttCTTCCATCATTTAACATTTGTTAGCAGTTttcagtttgatttttttttttttcgaatattTTCTTGAGTCATCTTTTTCTagcattttttagattttgagattgtttaaaaagtttataggttagaaataaaattagcattttttagattttgagattgtttaaaaagtttataggttagaaataaaatcttttttatcttgTAATCATTTagttattatgattattttatttgcaaaacagTCACATATTTTTTACACATAATACTCATAATTTgctataattataaaatgctATAACtacaaaatttcagaaaaacaaTCAGATATTTAGGTGACGTAAGCATGGCGTTTGTGAAAATTATAATCTTGCAGCTCAAATTCGGTTTATCCTGGTTACTTTAATaggttatatttttttgtaattttgtgtGTGTAAATATTAGgcgtgtgtgtatttatatttattttatgctcCTGATATCTCGAACATTGGCTAACTTCAACTAATTTTTAGGTCCCTTGGAGATTCGAGTTAtgtttactgtatatatatatatatatatatatatatatatatatatatatatatatatatacaca
This window contains:
- the LOC136084046 gene encoding uncharacterized protein LOC136084046, encoding MIIDLPRHLRSKKHGISKDKARKARGIHGLRKERSDKIDTSRSYQSYECPLCKIKTNRIHDHLYRSPHFLKNNPKKYHECLKNKILCEESLAIKLPVLTKKLPSYENKEQFVSVNVTSVNKGNILEFPSTDANNFAPKPNFTDFLEMFCLYLKSPSGGLKEGKAATNEMNQIRRMMEMLCPDPQQASYHLFFDLKKFQEVWFEHAKNKGYKSGTKRSYLLSLTHFMDFILRSKLTPMLANVLPIDSFISAELICLCQKEISKWRSALKPEEADREYAIMIKDTEDVIPKDVFFQVQNSSFNNQIIEKTKQIHKTFIDKPEEYISNSTTFTNVRDSICFSLITNNISRSGAIANFKTDEYIRGSYSPTGSYIVMVKKHKTGRNYGPCQLIINADLKYLCDCYLNILRKAVPGNKADNFYITWSGCELSSGDISKQLNSFFFKCLPDKDRERNTCATLIRKSLLTFIYDNHPEMKSDLATLMKHKKETGQRWYYLNDKKKKTCQTSEQVTKLLFGSSPTCSKYLSSDDANQGDIKSKDEKEYNLRTSRKHLNYISESDSDLDEENLEVIPPTKSRPWDEDEKKELSLLFGNFDLSTISQKVIRENVKSSNILKLRSTKQIYDKLHHMERKKLLNSTESCSNKQKISFSYGETDLINFLFASEISGKSIISEEMVMETLRNNQGTNKIIETYTSAQLVAKVRYERSRVISQQKKKSKKSLF